In Flavobacterium luteolum, the DNA window ATAAATTTTCTATCGATTGTGGTCATTAATTGAACTACATCGCCTTCTGTAATTCCAGCACAAGCAAACGAAATCGCTTCATTATAAGCCAATCGATCTAAGTCAGAATCGGTTAGACCGAAAGTAACGGGATCGCCTAAAGTTCCTGATGTCGAAGCGTAATCTATAATTTTATGTTGCGGAACGCACAAAAAATCATCATTATATTGCTGTAAATCTTCTTTGGTTGTAACAGGCAAATGTTGTAAATCTTCTAGCGTTTTTACTTTCGAAATATCAATATTCTGTCCTGCAAAAAGTCTTTTATAAAAAGGAGAATTCTCACTGATATAAGCTAAAAGTTCGGCTAATTTTTTTTCTTGAAAAATTTTAATCTCTTCTAAAGAATCTTTTTCTATTGCTGGAATCATTGTAATTTTCTTTTGACTTTTTTTAAATATTTTTCAATCTCTTCTTTTTGAGGAACTGTAGTGATTTCATGACTTAAAGCTTTTTCAAAATTAAGCTTCGCTTGAAGAAATTCCTTTTTTTGGTAAAAGTACAATCCTGTCTTATAATATACAACCCAATAATCTGGGTTTAATGCTTGATAATGCTGAAGAAATTCTGAGGAAACAGTTTCTTTCTTTTTTATAATCGAATCTATTTTATGATCTTCAATTTTAAATTTTTTAAAATTCTGAAAAACGGTCGTTTCCAAGAAAGGATCTTTGGCAATATTCAAACTTTCGTTCTGAAAAGATTTTGCCGCAATATGGTTTTCACCAAAAATCAAATTTAAATCGTAACAAACAAATTCGCCCAATTGAAACGGATTTGCCGAAACCCAAACTAATTTTTCTTTTGGTTTAAAGATAATTCCGTGATGTGCCAACAGTTGATTCAAGGCTTTTTCATTTCCATATCCTAAAGAAATATTTTTTAAGCCGTTTTTATCTCGAAGAATTTCCGAAGCAATCTCAGGATTTACTTTCGGATTTTCAGACAGCAATTCCTGCATTCTTTCGTAACGATATTCTGAATGGCTGTTGGCAATTTGTTCCAGATTTCGTTTATCTGCTGCAAAAGCTTCTCCTTGAAAATGATTGGAACAAATGATTTGATCGCTGTTTGGAACATCATAAACGTCCATTTTATTTGGAGAAACTTCGATCAAAATAGCTTTGTTATCATTGGCACTTCCAACCATAATAGATTCAGAAACAAAGACTTTTCTTTTTTTTGCAATGGCAATGGCTTCGTCCAGATTTTTGGCATGTTGCAAAATTTCGCGGGTCAAGATCGAAATCGGAGTTTTCGCGCTAAGCGGAATTTTAGATTTAGAAGCA includes these proteins:
- a CDS encoding C45 family autoproteolytic acyltransferase/hydolase — translated: MKSRIFYFFLIGFLSLMTSCGTSKSKHHKPDITAFNYTKPVVEKISDSIFLSGKNSLLKNRQGLWELYVEGDPLEIGLSTGALTDSLLHKQQRIFFSKITDLIPSKFQQKMLRQFLKWYNRKLYLNVPDEYQTEIYGVSQYTSNDFDNIAPQYQRSLYLHAAHDIGHALQDLALVGCSSFAAWNEKSEDGNLILARNFDFYVNDAFAENKIAAFIKPKEGYPFMMVTWPGMIGAVSGMNYEGLTVTINASKSKIPLSAKTPISILTREILQHAKNLDEAIAIAKKRKVFVSESIMVGSANDNKAILIEVSPNKMDVYDVPNSDQIICSNHFQGEAFAADKRNLEQIANSHSEYRYERMQELLSENPKVNPEIASEILRDKNGLKNISLGYGNEKALNQLLAHHGIIFKPKEKLVWVSANPFQLGEFVCYDLNLIFGENHIAAKSFQNESLNIAKDPFLETTVFQNFKKFKIEDHKIDSIIKKKETVSSEFLQHYQALNPDYWVVYYKTGLYFYQKKEFLQAKLNFEKALSHEITTVPQKEEIEKYLKKVKRKLQ